One segment of Haliotis asinina isolate JCU_RB_2024 chromosome 12, JCU_Hal_asi_v2, whole genome shotgun sequence DNA contains the following:
- the LOC137257513 gene encoding uncharacterized protein, translating to MANVQRAEFVISQRGARQVIHQSYRYKLNRTGDTAVYWRCAQTGCKGNISTVGEFIRTVTGAHNHPPEDETSMKLISNLRKRSREETTAIQQIYNDEINNIPVEAAATVPPLCSVKSGLYRHRRKTTPALPKDLASVNIEGSWANTKDGRRFLAVNSGREDKILVFATDETLEMAQQANILYMDGTFYSCPGLWHQLYVIHSMAGGKMFPLMFCLLPDRRRETYTRLFQQLKEVTQDRVGRPLSPDVIQCVWRKVQDLELVRAYKDNPEVGRLVRRAAALALLPAGNVQDVWVDCMNDGPIGHAKCEQFKDYIVNNWVDFGARFPIAVWNHNNTEGPRTNNHLEGWHHHLNQTVQRCHPNIFSFISTIKSLESSNRRLLAQMMHGANPPPRKRKYVQLDTRLQNLKTQLQNNQKTPLEFVDAAGRLLKLD from the exons ATGGCGAATGTTCAGAGAGCAGAGTTTGTGATATCACAGAGAGGAGCCCGGCAGGTTATACATCAGAGCTATAGATACAAGCTGAACCGCACTGGAGATACTGCAGTCTACTGGAGATGTGCTCAGACTGGATGCaaaggaaacatctctacagttgGCGAATTCATTCGTACTGTTACAGGAGCACACAACCACCCACCAGAAGATGAGACATCAATGAAGTTGATCAGCAACCTCCGCAAGCGCTCCCGTGAAGAAACGACTGCAATTCAACAAATCTACAACGACGAAATCAACAACATCCCTGTAGAAGCTGCCGCCACTGTCCCGCCCCTGTGCTCTGTGAAGTCTGGACTGTATCGTCACCGACGCAAGACAACGCCTGCACTTCCAAAGGACCTAGCATCGGTCAACATAGAGGGTTCCTGGGCTAACACCAAAGACGGTCGCCGATTCCTGGCAGTTAACAGTGGCAGAGAAGACAAGATTCTTGTATTTGCGACGGATGAAACACTTGAGATGGCCCAACAAGCGAACATTCTGTATATGGATGGCACTTTCTATTCTTGTCCAGGACTGTGGCACCAGCTGTATGTCATCCACTCCATGGCCGGCGGCAAGATGTTTCCCCTCATGTTTTGCCTCTTACCAGACCGTCGCCGAGAGACTTACACTCGCTTGTTCCAGCAACTGAAAGAAGTTACCCAGGACAGAGTAGGAAGACCCCTCAGCCCAGACGTCATCCAG TGTGTCTGGAGAAAGGTGCAGGACTTGGAACTTGTACGTGCCTATAAGGACAACCCTGAAGTTGGACGTTTGGTTCGCCGTGCTGCTGCACTGGCACTGTTGCCTGCAGGGAATGTCCAAGATGTGTGGGTGGACTGCATGAATGACGGCCCTATTGGTCATGCCAAGTGCGAGCAGTTTAAAGACTACATCGTGAACAACTGGGTGGACTTCGGTGCTAGATTCCCCATTGCTGTCTGGAACCACAACAACACTGAAGGGCCGAGAACAAACAACCACCTAGAGGGTTGGCACCATCACCTGAACCAAACTGTGCAGCGCTGTCATCCCAACATCTTCAgtttcatctccaccatcaaGTCCTTGGAATCCTCAAACAGAAGACTGCTTGCTCAGATGATGCATGGTGCCAACCCTCCACCCAGGAAGAGGAAGTATGTTCAACTGGACACTCGTCTGCAAAACCTGAAGACCCAGCTGCAGAACAACCAGAAGACACCCTTGGAGTTCGTGGACGCTGCAGGAAGATTGCTGAAATTAGACTGA